In Hahella sp. KA22, one genomic interval encodes:
- the thpD gene encoding ectoine hydroxylase — MNMILDKAHLTPPDPYPSRKSSEVCILKRCDPVVYSEYDADCPLTQEQVESYDKNGFLMLPELFTQEEVALLTEEMERMRRNPMIAKRKETITEPESQSVRSIFSVHQLSPLFSKLATDQRLMNIIRFILGDDLYIHQSRLNYKPGFRGKEFNWHSDFETWHVEDGMPRMRALSASITLTENFEYNGPLMLVPGSHQYYIACVDGTPEDNYKTSLKRQEYGVPDEIALSTLVNEGGIATATGKPGSVILFDCNTMHGSNSNISPFPRSNAFFVYNAWSNRLETPFSDHQPRPEYIASRQATAPLKAGSLTDPS, encoded by the coding sequence ATGAACATGATTCTTGATAAAGCCCACCTCACCCCACCGGACCCCTATCCTTCGCGCAAAAGTTCGGAAGTCTGCATTCTAAAGCGCTGCGACCCGGTGGTTTACAGTGAGTACGACGCCGACTGCCCTCTGACTCAAGAGCAGGTGGAAAGCTATGACAAAAACGGCTTCCTGATGCTGCCCGAGCTGTTCACTCAGGAAGAAGTTGCGCTGTTGACCGAAGAAATGGAGAGAATGCGCCGCAATCCCATGATCGCCAAGCGCAAAGAAACCATTACAGAGCCGGAAAGCCAGTCGGTGCGCTCCATATTCAGCGTACACCAGCTTAGCCCGCTGTTTTCCAAGCTCGCCACTGACCAGAGACTGATGAACATCATTCGTTTCATCCTCGGCGACGACCTGTATATTCACCAGTCCCGCCTGAACTACAAGCCCGGATTCCGTGGCAAGGAGTTCAACTGGCACTCCGATTTCGAGACCTGGCACGTAGAAGACGGCATGCCTCGCATGCGCGCGCTCAGCGCCTCCATTACCCTGACCGAGAACTTCGAATACAACGGTCCATTGATGCTGGTTCCCGGTTCGCATCAGTACTACATCGCCTGCGTCGACGGCACGCCAGAGGATAACTACAAGACCTCGCTGAAGCGCCAGGAGTACGGCGTTCCCGACGAGATCGCCCTGAGCACGCTGGTTAACGAAGGCGGCATCGCCACCGCCACCGGCAAACCCGGCTCCGTGATATTGTTCGACTGCAACACCATGCATGGCTCCAACAGCAATATCTCGCCCTTCCCGCGCTCCAACGCCTTCTTTGTTTATAACGCCTGGAGCAATCGCCTGGAAACGCCTTTCAGCGACCATCAGCCGCGTCCGGAGTATATCGCTTCCCGGCAAGCGACTGCGCCGCTTAAGGCTGGATCACTGACCGATCCCTCCTGA
- a CDS encoding patatin-like phospholipase family protein gives MQSISQRHEYSDYVSELKRWFPRDRSTSQENPVPPHTFEFALALAGAVSGGAYAAGFMDVLFEALDAWEAARGLAGVPVHRVRLKTVSGASAGAMNGALAALFARRDFKHGRHPREEPGYLFNNPFYQVWVRDIDAQRLLRPNDLGKDSALRSLLNSAHLDQVAESLLRRLDATAESSDGFQRPWMGDAFSLHFTVSNLRGVPYAFAFSTPKGEGARDLTGHLSRLHQDHLSFAAPAGGVIQALDFPPDHRALPMDFLNESWRDLIQAALAAGAFPVALQARTLRRPRRDYDWRFIRCDDEGVYRFVTPAWGREEMQEETYCFLNVDGGVMNNEPFQLARRTLSGLEGRNPRSGVAANRAVIMLDPFPEAPAPGLADQDSLAHILLGLLSGLKNQTRFDCQDIRLADAGDIYSRFLVVPGVPAKRAG, from the coding sequence ATGCAATCGATATCTCAGCGCCATGAATATTCGGACTACGTCAGCGAATTGAAGCGGTGGTTTCCGCGAGATCGCTCCACGTCACAGGAAAATCCCGTACCTCCCCATACATTTGAATTCGCCCTGGCGTTGGCGGGTGCGGTGTCCGGCGGCGCCTACGCGGCGGGGTTCATGGATGTGCTGTTTGAGGCTCTGGATGCGTGGGAGGCGGCGAGGGGTTTGGCGGGCGTTCCAGTCCATCGCGTGCGCTTAAAAACAGTATCCGGCGCTTCCGCCGGGGCGATGAACGGCGCCTTGGCGGCGTTGTTCGCCAGACGGGATTTCAAACACGGGCGTCATCCCAGAGAGGAGCCCGGCTACTTATTCAATAATCCGTTTTATCAGGTTTGGGTTAGAGATATTGACGCCCAGCGCCTGCTGCGTCCTAACGATCTGGGCAAGGACTCTGCATTGCGATCGCTTTTGAATTCCGCGCACCTGGATCAAGTGGCGGAATCTCTGTTGCGACGCCTGGACGCTACCGCAGAGTCGTCTGATGGATTTCAGCGACCCTGGATGGGAGACGCCTTCAGTCTGCATTTTACGGTCTCCAATTTACGCGGCGTTCCCTACGCATTCGCTTTCTCCACGCCAAAGGGAGAGGGGGCGCGTGACCTGACAGGACATCTTTCGCGGTTGCATCAGGATCATCTGAGCTTTGCGGCCCCGGCTGGCGGGGTAATTCAGGCGTTGGATTTTCCGCCGGACCACCGCGCATTGCCGATGGATTTCTTAAATGAATCCTGGCGTGACCTGATTCAGGCAGCGTTGGCGGCGGGAGCCTTCCCCGTTGCGTTGCAGGCGAGAACCTTGCGACGGCCCCGTCGTGATTACGACTGGCGCTTCATTCGCTGCGATGACGAAGGGGTTTACCGGTTTGTCACGCCGGCGTGGGGGCGGGAAGAGATGCAAGAGGAAACCTATTGCTTTCTCAATGTGGATGGCGGCGTGATGAACAATGAGCCGTTTCAGTTGGCCCGACGGACGTTGTCGGGCCTGGAGGGGCGTAATCCTCGCTCTGGCGTTGCGGCGAATCGGGCGGTCATCATGCTGGACCCGTTCCCGGAAGCGCCAGCGCCGGGACTGGCGGATCAGGACTCCCTGGCTCACATCCTGCTGGGATTGCTGAGCGGCCTTAAGAATCAAACCCGGTTTGACTGCCAGGATATTCGTCTGGCGGACGCTGGCGACATTTATTCCCGTTTTCTGGTGGTCCCCGGCGTCCCGGCAAAAAGGGCGGGTTAG
- a CDS encoding BMP family ABC transporter substrate-binding protein — protein MLNVSITALLKKARRPLIAVFGAVALMASSISNAEEPFKVGFVYVGPIGDHGWSYQHDQGRQALEKHFGDKVKTTYVENVPEGADAERVIRNLAKSGHKVIFTTSFGFMNPTLKVAAQFPDVVFEHATGYKRTKNVSTYISNTYEGRYVSGYVAAKMSKTGKLGYIASFPIPEVIRDINAVRLAMNKVNPDYELKILWVSSWFDPAKEAEAANVMIDQGVDVILQHTDSPAAMQVAEQRGVYAVGQSSDMSRFGPKAHLVSVVDDWSYHYIHTVQSVMDGTWKPRDYWGGMAEDMILLPEFNKAIPADVVKEAETMIADIKSGKLKPFAGPIYNQKGELKAPAGEELSHEEVAGMNWYVQGIKGEIPH, from the coding sequence ATGTTGAATGTCAGCATTACTGCGTTACTCAAAAAAGCCCGTCGACCGCTGATCGCCGTTTTCGGCGCGGTGGCGCTAATGGCGTCAAGCATCAGCAACGCAGAGGAGCCCTTTAAAGTAGGGTTTGTCTATGTCGGCCCCATCGGCGATCACGGCTGGTCCTATCAACATGATCAGGGCCGTCAGGCGTTAGAAAAGCATTTCGGCGACAAAGTCAAAACAACCTACGTGGAAAACGTGCCGGAAGGCGCCGACGCGGAACGGGTCATCCGCAATCTGGCCAAGTCCGGCCATAAAGTGATCTTCACCACCTCCTTCGGTTTCATGAATCCCACCCTGAAAGTGGCGGCCCAATTCCCTGATGTTGTGTTCGAACACGCCACCGGCTACAAACGCACCAAAAACGTCAGCACTTATATCTCCAACACTTATGAAGGACGCTACGTATCTGGTTATGTGGCGGCGAAAATGAGCAAAACCGGCAAGCTCGGTTACATCGCCTCCTTTCCCATTCCTGAAGTCATTCGCGACATCAACGCCGTACGTCTCGCCATGAACAAGGTCAATCCGGATTATGAGTTGAAGATCCTCTGGGTCAGCAGCTGGTTCGACCCGGCGAAAGAGGCGGAGGCGGCCAATGTCATGATTGATCAGGGCGTCGACGTCATCCTGCAACACACAGACAGCCCCGCCGCCATGCAAGTGGCGGAGCAGCGCGGCGTATACGCCGTCGGCCAATCCTCCGATATGTCCCGCTTTGGCCCGAAGGCGCATCTGGTGTCAGTTGTGGATGACTGGTCCTACCACTACATTCACACCGTGCAAAGCGTCATGGACGGAACCTGGAAACCACGTGATTACTGGGGCGGTATGGCGGAGGACATGATCCTGTTGCCGGAGTTCAACAAAGCCATTCCCGCTGACGTGGTGAAAGAAGCGGAAACCATGATCGCAGACATCAAGTCCGGCAAACTGAAACCCTTCGCCGGACCTATCTACAATCAGAAAGGCGAGTTAAAAGCCCCCGCCGGTGAAGAGCTGTCTCACGAAGAGGTCGCGGGCATGAATTGGTATGTGCAGGGAATCAAAGGCGAAATTCCCCATTAA
- a CDS encoding adenosine deaminase, with amino-acid sequence MQDFLKGLPKAELHLHIEGSLEPELMFEIGRRNGVALPFANVEEVRAAYEFNNLQEFLDIYYQGAQVLLHEQDFYDMTFAYLQRCREQNVIHTEMFFDPQTHTDRGVDIGVVVRGLTRAMEEAEAQWGQSSKLILCFLRHLSEEAAMETLRQALPYKQHFVGVGLDSSEVGHPPEKFQRVFEQALNAGLLSVAHAGEEGPPEYIWQALDLLKVKRIDHGVRCIEDAALMQRLIDEQIPLTVCPLSNIKLCVFDSMSEHNILRLLEKGLMVTVNSDDPAYFGGYMNENFIAMQEASPMTREQAAQMARNSFEASFLTSEEKARLLARLDQYLQSH; translated from the coding sequence ATGCAAGATTTTCTGAAAGGACTTCCCAAGGCGGAGCTACATTTGCACATAGAGGGCTCGCTGGAGCCGGAGCTGATGTTCGAAATCGGACGTCGGAATGGCGTCGCCTTGCCTTTCGCCAATGTGGAAGAAGTCCGTGCGGCCTATGAATTCAACAACCTGCAGGAGTTTCTGGATATCTATTACCAGGGCGCTCAGGTGTTGCTGCATGAGCAGGACTTTTACGATATGACCTTCGCCTATCTGCAACGGTGTCGTGAGCAGAACGTCATCCATACGGAAATGTTTTTTGATCCGCAAACCCATACAGATCGCGGCGTGGACATTGGCGTGGTGGTGCGCGGCCTGACCCGCGCAATGGAGGAGGCGGAAGCGCAGTGGGGACAATCCAGCAAACTGATTCTCTGTTTCCTGCGCCATCTGAGTGAAGAAGCGGCGATGGAAACACTGCGCCAGGCGTTACCTTATAAGCAGCACTTTGTCGGCGTTGGACTCGACAGCTCTGAAGTCGGTCACCCCCCGGAAAAGTTCCAGCGCGTGTTCGAGCAAGCGCTGAACGCCGGCTTGTTAAGCGTGGCTCATGCCGGTGAAGAAGGACCGCCGGAGTATATCTGGCAGGCGCTGGATCTGCTGAAGGTGAAACGCATCGACCATGGCGTACGTTGCATTGAGGACGCAGCGCTGATGCAGCGATTGATCGACGAACAAATTCCGCTGACCGTCTGCCCGCTCTCCAACATCAAATTGTGCGTGTTCGACTCCATGTCAGAACACAACATTCTACGCCTGCTGGAAAAAGGCCTGATGGTGACGGTGAACTCAGATGATCCGGCGTATTTCGGCGGTTATATGAATGAGAATTTCATCGCCATGCAGGAGGCGTCGCCCATGACCAGGGAGCAAGCCGCACAGATGGCGAGAAACAGCTTTGAGGCCAGTTTCCTGACCTCTGAGGAAAAAGCGCGTTTACTGGCCCGGCTGGACCAGTATCTGCAAAGTCACTGA
- a CDS encoding YchJ family protein: MNNLCPCNSGSPYEECCQPLHSGKAAETPEQLMRSRYSAFAMGLMEYLQQTWCAQHRPADLQPNESIQWKRLEVLDSGSESDQGWVNFRATFQEGDKWMQLQERSRFIKEQGRWLYVDGDATWTALSVGRNDPCPCGSGKKNKKCCE; the protein is encoded by the coding sequence ATGAATAACCTGTGCCCCTGTAATTCCGGTTCGCCTTATGAAGAGTGCTGCCAGCCGCTGCATTCCGGTAAGGCTGCGGAGACGCCGGAACAGTTGATGAGATCCCGGTATAGCGCCTTTGCGATGGGGTTGATGGAGTACCTGCAGCAGACCTGGTGCGCGCAGCATCGCCCGGCGGATTTACAGCCGAACGAAAGTATCCAGTGGAAGCGTTTGGAAGTGCTGGATAGCGGCTCTGAAAGCGATCAAGGCTGGGTTAATTTTCGGGCCACCTTTCAGGAGGGAGACAAATGGATGCAGTTGCAGGAACGCTCCCGCTTCATTAAAGAGCAGGGGCGCTGGTTGTATGTAGATGGCGACGCCACCTGGACGGCATTAAGCGTCGGCAGGAACGATCCATGTCCCTGCGGCAGCGGTAAGAAAAACAAAAAATGCTGCGAGTGA
- a CDS encoding DMT family transporter: MSQEVSRNTNESLALRYGLSAVLLWSTVATAFKLALAQQSVSQLVFFASLTSVLALGAALLWQGRLTEAMRSLRENGWRALCFGLLNPLLYYHILFYAYDLLPAQVAQPINYTWALMLAFLAVPFLGHKLTRTDVIAMLVSYSGVVVISFGGDDSGQSLNLVGIALALVSTLVWAAYWILNSRDKRDPVIGLFQNFLFATPCAAVLAWPLNLAPAALGGAVYVGLFEMGVTFMLWLMAMKYTRHASRISNLIFISPFISLLLIHFILGEKIHMLTLVGLGFIVAGLAIQARSAKKGRASEPLLTE, translated from the coding sequence ATGTCTCAGGAAGTTTCGCGCAATACTAACGAGTCGCTGGCGTTGCGCTATGGTTTGTCCGCCGTCTTGCTGTGGTCTACCGTGGCCACCGCGTTCAAATTGGCGCTGGCGCAGCAAAGCGTCAGTCAGCTGGTGTTTTTCGCCAGTCTGACATCCGTATTGGCCCTGGGGGCGGCGTTGCTCTGGCAGGGACGTTTGACTGAGGCGATGCGTTCTCTGCGGGAAAACGGCTGGCGGGCGCTGTGTTTCGGTTTATTGAATCCGCTGCTGTACTACCACATTCTTTTTTACGCCTACGATCTGCTTCCTGCACAGGTGGCGCAGCCCATTAACTACACCTGGGCGTTGATGCTGGCGTTTCTCGCTGTGCCTTTTCTCGGCCACAAGCTCACGCGTACGGATGTGATCGCCATGTTGGTGAGTTACAGCGGCGTAGTGGTGATTTCCTTTGGCGGCGATGATAGCGGGCAATCTTTAAATCTTGTGGGGATTGCGCTGGCTTTGGTCAGTACTCTGGTCTGGGCGGCGTATTGGATTTTGAACTCCAGAGACAAGCGCGATCCGGTGATCGGGCTGTTTCAAAATTTCTTATTCGCCACGCCCTGCGCCGCCGTGCTGGCCTGGCCTTTGAATCTGGCGCCCGCCGCGTTGGGCGGCGCGGTCTATGTCGGCCTGTTTGAAATGGGCGTGACCTTTATGCTGTGGCTGATGGCGATGAAATATACGCGCCACGCCAGTCGCATCAGTAATCTAATATTTATCTCACCGTTTATTTCTCTGCTTCTGATCCACTTTATTCTGGGCGAGAAAATTCACATGCTGACCCTGGTGGGTCTTGGCTTTATTGTCGCCGGCCTGGCGATTCAGGCGCGCTCCGCTAAAAAAGGGCGGGCATCCGAACCTTTGTTGACTGAATGA
- a CDS encoding nodulation protein NfeD: protein MRALEEANEAGASLFLLRLDTPGGLDKSMRDMIQAILASSTPVAAYVYPKGARAASAGTYILYSSHVAAMAHATNLGAATPISIAAPSSSPSKPDSDAKGDEKGLSTLEHKQINDAVAYIQGLAKLRRRNAEWAERAVRDAASLSAEEALQMNVIDMMADSTEQLLTQLEGRQVNLDNGAVTLKLSGYELHPVEPDWRHRFLAVITDPSVAYILLLIGIYGLLLEAYNPGAALPGILGAICLLIGLYALQLLPISYAGLGLLLLGVALMTAESFAPSFGALGLGGVAAFILGSVMLMDTKSPAYQIALPVIIAVAALSVLVLSVLLHFALKSRKQAVVSGVETLIGSQAEAIADFEGSGRVAAQGQLWMAYCDTPVSQGQKLRITGIQGLTLQVEAIP, encoded by the coding sequence ATGCGCGCATTAGAAGAGGCGAATGAAGCCGGGGCGTCTCTCTTTCTGTTGCGACTGGATACTCCTGGCGGTTTGGACAAGTCCATGCGCGATATGATTCAGGCGATTCTGGCTTCTTCCACTCCAGTCGCCGCCTACGTTTATCCCAAAGGCGCCAGAGCAGCCAGCGCCGGAACTTACATTCTGTACAGCTCTCATGTCGCCGCCATGGCGCACGCCACCAATCTGGGAGCCGCCACGCCGATATCAATCGCCGCCCCTTCATCCTCGCCATCAAAGCCTGACAGCGATGCAAAGGGCGACGAGAAAGGGCTAAGTACGCTGGAACACAAGCAGATCAATGACGCTGTCGCCTATATCCAGGGCTTGGCGAAACTGCGCAGGCGTAACGCAGAGTGGGCGGAACGGGCCGTGCGCGACGCCGCCAGCTTGAGTGCGGAAGAGGCGTTGCAAATGAACGTCATTGATATGATGGCGGATTCAACAGAGCAACTGCTGACCCAACTGGAAGGGAGGCAGGTCAACCTTGATAACGGCGCTGTAACCTTAAAGCTGTCTGGATATGAGTTGCATCCTGTCGAACCGGATTGGCGCCACCGCTTCCTGGCTGTCATCACCGATCCCAGCGTCGCTTATATCCTGCTGCTGATCGGCATCTATGGATTGCTGCTGGAAGCCTACAATCCTGGCGCAGCCCTGCCCGGCATCCTCGGCGCCATTTGTCTGCTGATAGGCCTGTATGCATTACAGCTGCTGCCTATCAGCTACGCGGGATTGGGGCTCTTGTTACTGGGCGTCGCGCTGATGACGGCGGAGAGCTTTGCTCCCAGCTTCGGCGCATTGGGTTTAGGCGGCGTGGCGGCGTTTATTCTTGGCTCCGTCATGCTGATGGACACGAAATCTCCCGCCTACCAGATCGCCCTGCCCGTCATCATCGCCGTGGCGGCCCTATCCGTCCTGGTGCTCAGCGTGCTGCTGCACTTCGCCTTGAAATCCCGAAAACAGGCGGTGGTGTCCGGTGTGGAAACTCTTATCGGTTCACAGGCGGAAGCTATCGCCGACTTTGAAGGGAGCGGCCGGGTCGCCGCCCAGGGACAACTATGGATGGCTTATTGCGACACGCCGGTATCGCAAGGCCAAAAACTCAGAATCACAGGAATACAGGGACTGACCCTGCAAGTGGAGGCTATCCCATGA
- a CDS encoding slipin family protein, giving the protein MIAYVVLALVIIALALLLTMFRVMREYERAVVFLLGRFYKVKGPGLIVIVPIIQQMVRVDLRIVVMDVPTQDVISRDNVSVKVNAVVYYRVLDPQKSVINVENYNEATSQLAQTTLRSVLGQHELDEMLASREELNEDIQRILDVQTDGWGIKVSNVEIKHVDLDERMIRAIAKQAEAERIRRAKVIHATGELEASEKLREAASILAKQPQAIQLRYLQTLTEIASDKTNTIAFPLPLEILKAFGIQENESS; this is encoded by the coding sequence ATGATCGCTTACGTTGTTTTGGCGCTGGTTATTATTGCGCTCGCCCTGCTGCTGACGATGTTTCGAGTCATGCGCGAGTATGAGCGCGCAGTGGTGTTCTTGCTTGGTCGTTTCTATAAGGTGAAAGGGCCCGGACTGATCGTTATCGTGCCCATCATTCAACAAATGGTGCGCGTCGATTTAAGGATTGTCGTCATGGATGTGCCGACACAGGATGTAATATCCCGGGACAACGTCTCGGTTAAGGTCAACGCCGTGGTGTACTACCGGGTGCTGGACCCGCAGAAAAGCGTGATTAACGTGGAGAATTACAACGAGGCCACCAGTCAACTGGCGCAAACCACGTTGCGTTCAGTGCTTGGTCAGCATGAGCTGGATGAAATGCTGGCGTCGCGGGAGGAGCTGAATGAGGATATCCAGCGCATCTTGGACGTCCAGACCGACGGCTGGGGCATCAAGGTCTCCAACGTAGAGATCAAACATGTGGACCTGGATGAACGCATGATTCGCGCTATCGCCAAGCAGGCGGAAGCGGAGCGTATTCGGCGCGCCAAGGTGATTCACGCCACCGGCGAGCTGGAAGCATCGGAAAAACTGCGCGAGGCCGCTTCGATTCTCGCCAAGCAGCCGCAAGCGATTCAGCTGCGCTACCTGCAGACGCTCACGGAGATCGCCAGCGACAAAACCAACACCATCGCTTTTCCACTACCACTGGAAATTCTCAAGGCTTTCGGCATTCAGGAGAATGAGTCCAGCTGA
- a CDS encoding type VI secretion IcmF C-terminal domain-containing protein: MRFLLKAFGWAALLTGNCLNAMAAEVGCYRDDVMAALSTSPVTSSAASSETASKAGFRVSLKPLTMSPSIRRIRIVIGEVEAASVPGPRFWSEFSWPASNPDAYVEVETLNGDRRRYDFLGEWALFRFLGQARITPESDTSGQAQFDFGGLQVTYQIKTATATQFNVLQKLSDYPCLESMP; the protein is encoded by the coding sequence ATGAGGTTCCTGTTGAAGGCGTTTGGGTGGGCTGCTTTGCTTACAGGAAACTGTCTGAACGCGATGGCGGCGGAGGTTGGATGCTATCGAGACGACGTCATGGCGGCGTTGTCCACGTCTCCGGTAACGAGTTCGGCGGCTTCTTCTGAAACCGCATCAAAGGCTGGTTTCAGAGTGAGTCTTAAGCCTTTGACGATGTCTCCGTCAATTCGACGGATTCGCATTGTAATCGGGGAAGTCGAGGCGGCTTCAGTGCCCGGACCGAGATTTTGGTCCGAGTTCTCCTGGCCAGCGAGCAATCCGGACGCATACGTGGAAGTAGAAACGTTGAACGGCGACCGTAGACGGTATGACTTCTTGGGGGAGTGGGCGTTGTTTCGTTTCCTTGGGCAAGCGCGGATTACGCCCGAGTCGGACACCTCCGGCCAAGCCCAATTTGACTTTGGCGGCCTGCAAGTGACTTATCAGATAAAAACCGCTACAGCGACGCAATTCAACGTATTGCAGAAGTTATCCGACTATCCCTGTTTGGAATCCATGCCCTGA